A single genomic interval of Flavobacterium sp. N2820 harbors:
- a CDS encoding SDR family oxidoreductase: MSKIAKKKILITGGAGFIGSNLCGYFLEDNEVICLDNFSTGHYHNIQSFLLHPNFKLIEGDIRDFETCERAVLGVDFVLHEAALGSVPRSINDPITTNEVNVSGFLNMLTAARNAGVKRFIYAASSSTYGDSEKLPKIEEVIGKPLSPYAVTKYVNELYADVFSKTYSIATIGLRYFNVFGRNQDPNGAYAAVIPKFVAQFLNHESPIINGDGNFSRDFTYIDNVIQMNELAMLSDHPEAINTVYNTAFGERTTLNELVHSLKEFLAEFDPEIATVPIVYGENRVGDIPHSLASIEKAKRLLNYAPKFSMREGLKETVKWYWETRK, from the coding sequence ATGTCAAAAATTGCGAAAAAAAAAATATTGATTACGGGTGGAGCAGGTTTTATCGGGTCTAATCTTTGTGGGTATTTTTTGGAAGATAATGAAGTGATTTGTTTGGATAATTTTTCTACGGGACATTATCATAACATTCAATCATTTCTATTGCATCCTAATTTTAAGTTGATAGAAGGTGATATTAGAGATTTTGAAACTTGTGAACGTGCGGTTTTAGGAGTGGATTTTGTTTTGCATGAAGCTGCTTTAGGAAGTGTGCCACGTTCTATAAATGACCCAATTACTACAAATGAAGTGAATGTTTCTGGTTTTTTAAATATGTTGACTGCAGCTAGAAATGCAGGTGTTAAACGATTTATTTATGCAGCAAGTTCTTCTACGTATGGCGATTCTGAAAAGTTGCCAAAAATCGAAGAAGTTATTGGGAAGCCACTTTCGCCTTATGCGGTTACTAAATATGTGAACGAATTGTATGCCGATGTGTTTAGCAAAACCTATAGTATTGCTACTATTGGATTGCGCTATTTTAATGTTTTTGGAAGAAATCAAGATCCTAATGGTGCGTATGCAGCAGTAATTCCTAAATTTGTAGCCCAATTTCTAAATCATGAAAGCCCTATTATTAATGGCGATGGAAATTTCTCTCGCGATTTTACTTATATCGATAACGTGATTCAAATGAATGAATTGGCTATGTTGTCTGATCATCCTGAAGCAATTAATACGGTTTATAATACGGCTTTTGGAGAACGAACCACTTTAAATGAGTTGGTGCATTCGTTGAAAGAGTTTTTAGCTGAATTTGATCCTGAAATTGCTACTGTTCCAATTGTGTATGGAGAAAATAGAGTAGGCGATATTCCACACTCTTTAGCGAGTATAGAAAAAGCGAAAAGGCTACTTAATTATGCGCCAAAATTTTCCATGCGAGAGGGGTTGAAAGAGACTGTTAAGTGGTATTGGGAGACCAGAAAATAA
- a CDS encoding polysaccharide biosynthesis tyrosine autokinase: MLDTKDFNFFESQNSFDFKGFLLKIVSYWKWFVLSLGVTFLIAYNVNIRKEKIYGMESLIVVEDQNNPLFTSNTSLIFNWGGTSDKVQTIITALKSRSHNEIVVDKLQYYIKYLKQGEYFFQDAYGETPFVVEIDKTKGQLFGKLIKIKFVSPTQYELSVDFEEANKMALMHYADLSVSEYDVREKEFVKSFKINENVELPFLNLKLVLKPDAINYVNSEYFIRFDDFNQTVAAYKGIDVSADAKALSVVRLQLEGSNKNRLVEYLNVTVDVLRRNELSSKNLFAINTIRFIDSTLVQMEDQIKDAEGELREFRKGKNIYELEEGGGGILTEKLSSYDIEKDDISRKLAYLNLLKSYLEKSIDYSKLPAPTVAGIQDPNIISNVSKLIGLSAERSRMAYTVKNKEMFSDFDREMAAVKSVLLENISSSKSALNIDLSIVNKNIGIAESQASLLPEQKQEHLKITRKYNLKDKIYSTFLEKRSEAEIVKASNISDINFLDRAKDVGGGLRGPKTSVNYILAALLGFLFPLVIVFVITLLDNNINNVEDIQKQTKIPVIGVIGKKNTDNNLSVFEKPKSPLAESFRAIRSSLQFLYKKQQKEGAKILMLTSSVSGEGKTFCSINLATVFALSEKKTVIVGLDLRKPRIFGDFNIDNIIGVVNYLIGQKTIDEVIQKTHIPFLDVIPSGPIPPNPAELLMSESMAEMIEELKQKYDYIILDTPPVGLVSDALELAHFCDATLYVTRQGFTKRGMLSVVNEKHKRGELHNISILFNDFQNKAKYGYGYGYGYGYGYGAYGEGYHDDKVEPKGWKKILNRLKK; the protein is encoded by the coding sequence ATGTTAGATACAAAAGATTTTAATTTTTTTGAGTCACAAAATAGTTTTGATTTTAAAGGATTTCTTTTAAAAATTGTGAGCTATTGGAAATGGTTTGTTTTGTCATTAGGGGTTACTTTTCTAATTGCTTACAATGTCAATATCAGAAAGGAAAAAATATATGGAATGGAATCTTTAATAGTAGTTGAAGATCAAAATAATCCATTGTTTACTTCAAATACAAGTTTGATTTTTAATTGGGGAGGAACTTCTGATAAAGTTCAAACCATAATTACAGCATTAAAATCTCGTTCTCACAATGAAATCGTAGTTGATAAATTACAATATTATATAAAATACCTAAAACAAGGGGAGTATTTTTTTCAAGATGCTTATGGTGAAACTCCATTTGTGGTAGAAATTGATAAGACGAAAGGGCAGTTATTTGGAAAATTAATTAAAATTAAATTTGTTAGTCCTACACAATATGAATTAAGCGTTGATTTTGAAGAGGCAAATAAAATGGCTTTGATGCATTATGCAGATTTATCCGTTTCTGAATATGATGTTAGAGAAAAAGAGTTTGTAAAGTCTTTTAAGATTAATGAAAATGTTGAGCTTCCATTTTTGAATTTAAAGCTAGTTTTAAAACCGGATGCCATTAATTATGTAAATTCAGAATATTTTATACGCTTTGATGATTTTAACCAAACAGTTGCTGCATACAAAGGAATTGATGTTTCGGCAGATGCTAAAGCCTTATCAGTGGTTAGATTGCAATTAGAGGGGTCTAATAAAAACAGATTGGTTGAATATTTAAACGTTACAGTAGACGTTTTGCGTAGAAATGAATTATCAAGTAAAAATCTTTTTGCCATTAATACTATTCGATTTATCGATAGTACATTGGTGCAAATGGAAGACCAAATTAAAGACGCTGAAGGCGAATTAAGAGAATTTAGAAAAGGTAAAAATATTTATGAGCTAGAAGAAGGTGGCGGCGGAATTCTAACAGAAAAATTATCGTCTTATGATATTGAAAAAGACGATATTTCAAGAAAATTAGCCTATTTGAATTTATTAAAATCGTATTTAGAAAAAAGTATAGATTACTCAAAACTTCCAGCACCAACCGTTGCCGGAATTCAAGACCCAAACATCATTTCAAATGTTTCAAAATTAATTGGTTTATCAGCAGAACGTTCAAGAATGGCTTACACGGTCAAAAATAAAGAAATGTTCTCGGATTTTGATAGAGAAATGGCTGCCGTAAAAAGTGTATTATTAGAAAATATTTCAAGCTCAAAATCGGCATTAAACATCGATCTTTCTATTGTAAATAAAAATATAGGAATTGCAGAAAGCCAAGCCAGTTTATTGCCCGAACAAAAACAAGAGCACTTAAAAATAACTAGAAAATACAATCTTAAAGATAAAATATACAGTACTTTTTTAGAAAAACGAAGTGAAGCCGAAATTGTAAAAGCCTCTAATATTTCAGATATCAACTTCTTGGATCGTGCCAAAGATGTTGGTGGAGGTTTAAGAGGTCCTAAAACAAGTGTTAACTACATATTGGCAGCTTTATTAGGCTTTTTATTTCCTTTAGTAATTGTATTTGTCATTACACTTTTAGATAATAACATCAACAATGTAGAAGATATTCAAAAGCAAACCAAAATTCCAGTAATAGGAGTAATTGGAAAAAAGAATACGGACAATAATTTATCTGTTTTTGAAAAACCAAAATCACCTCTAGCAGAATCGTTCAGAGCCATTCGTTCTTCGTTACAATTTTTATACAAAAAACAGCAAAAAGAAGGTGCAAAAATTCTGATGTTAACTTCTTCCGTGAGTGGTGAAGGGAAAACATTTTGTTCAATTAATTTAGCAACTGTTTTTGCGCTAAGTGAAAAGAAAACTGTAATTGTAGGTCTAGATTTGAGAAAACCAAGAATCTTTGGCGATTTCAATATTGACAATATTATCGGAGTTGTAAATTATCTCATCGGACAAAAAACAATTGATGAGGTGATTCAAAAAACACATATTCCTTTCTTAGACGTAATTCCTTCGGGGCCAATTCCGCCAAATCCAGCTGAATTATTAATGAGTGAGTCTATGGCAGAAATGATCGAGGAATTAAAGCAAAAATATGACTATATTATTTTAGATACACCACCGGTTGGATTGGTTTCAGACGCATTAGAATTAGCGCATTTTTGCGATGCAACTCTTTATGTAACAAGACAAGGGTTTACAAAAAGAGGAATGCTAAGTGTTGTTAATGAAAAACACAAAAGAGGGGAGCTTCATAATATTAGTATTTTATTTAATGATTTTCAGAATAAAGCAAAATATGGTTATGGCTATGGATATGGCTACGGCTATGGTTATGGAGCATATGGCGAAGGATATCATGATGATAAAGTAGAGCCTAAAGGGTGGAAGAAAATCTTAAATAGGTTAAAAAAATAA
- a CDS encoding polysaccharide biosynthesis/export family protein, with the protein MKKIVFIALLATLFVSCIPNKDLIYLQNKGGKSNSIEVAQEASKPYRVQTNDIISISIKSLDQKLVEMFSPSQTGAQETSQEGLYFTGFTVNDHGNIRVPVLGELNVLGYTLDEIRLKVEKQLLDDYFKAEANIFVTVKLAGLRYTINGEIGSPGTNVLFQDKVTIMEAIANSGDITITGNRKDVQIIRKYPHGFETYSLDLTDAKSMNSPYFYIQPNDYIVVKPLKQKSWGTGTTGVQTVATIVSALSLVTTAILLSKNL; encoded by the coding sequence ATGAAAAAAATAGTTTTTATTGCACTACTTGCCACTTTATTTGTCTCTTGTATTCCAAATAAAGATTTAATTTATCTTCAAAATAAAGGTGGTAAAAGCAATTCAATTGAAGTTGCACAAGAAGCTTCAAAACCCTACAGAGTACAAACAAACGATATTATTTCAATTTCGATAAAATCGTTAGACCAAAAATTGGTAGAAATGTTTAGTCCTTCACAAACTGGAGCACAAGAAACATCACAAGAAGGACTTTATTTCACCGGATTTACCGTAAATGACCATGGAAATATTAGAGTACCTGTTTTAGGAGAGTTAAATGTGCTAGGATATACGTTAGACGAAATAAGACTTAAAGTCGAAAAACAACTTTTAGACGATTATTTTAAAGCTGAAGCGAATATTTTTGTAACCGTTAAATTAGCGGGTCTTCGCTACACAATTAATGGGGAAATTGGTTCTCCAGGAACAAATGTCTTGTTTCAAGATAAAGTTACCATTATGGAAGCTATTGCAAATTCTGGTGATATTACTATTACAGGAAATAGAAAAGACGTGCAGATCATTAGAAAATATCCGCATGGTTTTGAAACCTATTCTCTTGATTTAACAGATGCTAAGTCAATGAATTCGCCTTATTTTTACATCCAACCAAATGATTATATTGTGGTAAAACCACTAAAACAAAAATCTTGGGGAACTGGAACAACAGGTGTTCAAACCGTAGCAACTATTGTTTCAGCATTGTCACTAGTTACTACAGCTATTTTATTAAGCAAAAACCTATAA
- the recR gene encoding recombination mediator RecR, with protein MELPSKLVENAVNEMSQLPGIGKRTALRLVLHLLKQPLEQTEELTTALASMRKDIQFCITCHTISDAEICTICANAARDKSIICVVEDVRDVMAIENTNMFKGVYHVLGGKISPIEGIGPSQLKITSLVEKVKEGTVAEIIFALSSTMEGDTTNFYIYKQIKEFQIKTSTIARGIAVGDELEYADEVTLGRSLLNRIPFETSIKQ; from the coding sequence ATGGAATTGCCTTCAAAATTAGTAGAAAATGCCGTTAACGAAATGTCTCAATTGCCAGGAATTGGTAAGCGAACTGCATTGCGTTTGGTTTTACATTTGTTAAAACAACCCCTTGAACAAACAGAAGAATTGACTACAGCATTGGCTTCGATGCGAAAAGATATTCAGTTTTGTATTACTTGTCATACGATTTCTGATGCTGAAATTTGTACTATTTGTGCTAATGCTGCTAGAGATAAATCAATTATTTGTGTGGTGGAAGATGTGCGTGATGTAATGGCAATTGAAAATACCAATATGTTTAAAGGGGTGTACCATGTACTTGGTGGAAAAATTTCACCCATTGAAGGGATTGGGCCAAGTCAATTAAAAATTACATCATTAGTTGAAAAAGTAAAAGAAGGCACTGTTGCCGAAATTATTTTTGCATTAAGCTCCACTATGGAAGGTGATACGACTAATTTTTATATTTACAAACAAATTAAGGAGTTCCAAATTAAAACGTCAACAATTGCGCGTGGAATTGCTGTGGGAGACGAATTAGAATACGCTGATGAAGTTACTTTGGGAAGAAGTTTGCTAAATAGAATTCCGTTTGAGACTTCAATCAAGCAATAA
- a CDS encoding sodium:solute symporter, with product MQPSAILLLILGYFTVLILFSYFIGRKDDNSNESFFKANKQAPWYLVAFGMIGASLSGVTFISVPGKVEGSQFVYFQLVLGYIVGYLVIGTVLLPLYYKLNLTSIYSYLGDRFGRYSYKTGAWFFILSRTVGSNLRLLLVADVLQTLVFDALNIPYWITVSVTILLIWVYTFKSGIKTIIWTDTLQTFFMLLSVGICIVIVSQDLGLNINTISGFIADSDFSKTFFFEDPSLPSYFWKQFISGAFIAIVMTGLDQDMMQKNLTCRSLKDAQKNMFWFTIVLTFVNFMFLVLGLLFTEYALKHNIDVHQDKLFPILANEHLGIFVAFSFLLGLIAAAYSSADSALTSLTTSFSIDILEIEKKYDVAKQVAVRKRIHLSFVFVSILVILFFKYAFNDSSIIDKVLKFAGFTYGPLLGLYSFGLFTKWQIKDKFTPIVAILSVITSIILNLKSEAWFGFAFGFEILIVNGLLTFIGLVLIRRK from the coding sequence ATGCAACCATCTGCCATACTATTACTCATTTTAGGTTATTTCACAGTACTTATTTTATTTTCTTATTTTATTGGAAGAAAAGATGACAACTCTAATGAATCTTTTTTCAAAGCAAACAAACAAGCTCCGTGGTATTTAGTAGCTTTTGGAATGATTGGAGCGTCGTTATCTGGCGTTACATTTATTTCAGTTCCTGGAAAAGTGGAAGGTTCACAATTTGTCTATTTTCAATTGGTTTTAGGGTACATTGTGGGCTATTTAGTAATTGGAACCGTTCTGTTGCCCTTGTATTACAAACTGAATTTGACTTCAATTTATAGTTATCTAGGCGATCGATTTGGGCGTTATTCCTATAAAACAGGCGCCTGGTTTTTTATTCTTTCAAGAACAGTTGGCTCAAATTTACGTTTACTTTTGGTTGCCGATGTGCTACAAACTTTGGTTTTTGACGCATTAAATATTCCATATTGGATAACTGTTTCTGTTACTATTTTACTCATTTGGGTGTACACTTTTAAGTCGGGAATCAAAACTATTATTTGGACGGATACCTTGCAAACATTCTTCATGCTTTTATCGGTTGGTATTTGTATTGTAATTGTTTCGCAAGATTTAGGTTTAAACATTAATACTATTTCTGGTTTTATTGCTGATAGTGATTTTTCAAAAACGTTCTTTTTTGAAGACCCAAGCTTACCAAGTTATTTTTGGAAACAATTCATTTCAGGCGCATTCATTGCTATTGTAATGACTGGTTTAGATCAAGACATGATGCAAAAAAATCTAACGTGTAGAAGTTTAAAAGACGCTCAAAAAAACATGTTTTGGTTTACCATTGTATTAACCTTTGTAAACTTCATGTTTTTAGTTCTTGGGCTTTTATTTACAGAATATGCCTTGAAACACAATATCGATGTACATCAAGATAAATTATTTCCCATTTTAGCCAATGAACATTTAGGGATTTTTGTTGCATTCAGTTTTCTTCTTGGCTTAATTGCTGCGGCTTATTCAAGTGCTGATAGTGCTTTGACATCATTAACCACATCATTTAGTATTGATATTTTAGAAATTGAAAAAAAATATGATGTTGCCAAACAAGTTGCTGTTCGAAAACGGATTCATTTGAGTTTTGTTTTTGTTTCGATACTGGTCATTTTATTTTTTAAATATGCCTTTAACGATTCAAGTATTATTGATAAAGTATTAAAATTTGCAGGATTTACTTATGGGCCATTATTAGGATTGTATAGTTTTGGATTGTTTACAAAATGGCAGATAAAAGACAAATTCACTCCAATTGTAGCGATATTATCTGTTATTACCTCTATTATTTTAAACCTAAAAAGCGAAGCCTGGTTTGGTTTCGCCTTTGGATTTGAAATTTTAATTGTAAACGGATTATTGACGTTTATTGGCTTAGTACTGATTCGTCGCAAGTAA
- a CDS encoding CoA-binding protein: MKTLVIGASTNKERYSYKAIHNLVDKSHQVVAIGAKKGMAFDIPIETEKADFHGVDTVTLYLNPQAQEDYYNYILSLKPRRVIFNPGTENPAFYKILEANNIQYEVACTLVLLATNQY, encoded by the coding sequence ATGAAAACATTAGTCATAGGCGCATCAACAAATAAAGAACGCTATTCGTATAAAGCCATTCATAATTTAGTAGACAAAAGTCATCAAGTTGTAGCAATTGGTGCCAAAAAAGGAATGGCGTTTGATATTCCAATCGAAACTGAAAAAGCAGATTTTCATGGAGTTGATACGGTTACTTTGTATCTAAATCCTCAAGCGCAAGAAGACTATTACAATTATATTTTGTCGTTAAAACCAAGACGAGTAATTTTTAATCCTGGAACAGAAAATCCAGCATTCTATAAAATTTTGGAAGCGAACAACATTCAATATGAAGTGGCTTGTACGTTAGTTTTACTTGCGACGAATCAGTACTAA
- a CDS encoding MarC family NAAT transporter has protein sequence MELFIYLFAALFSVLNPIGTVPIFVGLTQGYTKAERSKVSLLTSFNVFVILIISFFIGQYVLQFFGITITALRIAGGIIITSSGFGLLNGNFSKNKGINKKVQKDVENRHDIALTPLAMPMLAGPGSISLLIAFYQDHNSTNEIIISSLAILVVAATIYLILRSAHYLANILGASGIVAISRIIGFLTIAIGIQYIISAVLSIVRGI, from the coding sequence ATGGAACTATTTATTTACCTTTTTGCAGCTTTATTTTCTGTACTAAATCCTATTGGAACAGTACCAATTTTTGTTGGATTAACCCAAGGTTACACAAAAGCAGAGCGTTCAAAAGTATCGTTACTAACATCTTTCAATGTATTTGTTATTTTGATTATTTCTTTTTTTATTGGCCAATATGTATTACAGTTTTTTGGAATTACAATAACCGCCCTACGAATTGCAGGCGGAATCATAATTACTAGTTCTGGATTTGGATTATTGAATGGAAATTTTAGCAAAAACAAAGGGATCAACAAAAAAGTTCAAAAAGATGTTGAAAACCGCCATGATATTGCATTGACACCTCTAGCTATGCCTATGTTAGCCGGCCCAGGTTCGATTTCATTATTGATAGCCTTTTATCAAGACCATAATAGTACTAATGAAATCATCATTTCTTCATTAGCCATTTTAGTTGTGGCCGCAACAATTTATTTAATTTTAAGAAGCGCACATTATTTAGCTAATATTTTAGGTGCTTCTGGAATTGTTGCTATTTCAAGAATTATTGGATTTTTAACTATTGCCATTGGTATTCAATATATTATTAGTGCAGTTTTAAGTATTGTTCGAGGTATTTAA
- a CDS encoding SDR family oxidoreductase codes for MRILLTGANGYVGRRLLPELLSKGHEVICCIRDKNRLGLDKSTLEKITIWEVDFLHPIDLNNLPKKIDVAYYLIHSMTSSTSDFDVMEGKSARNFNLYMNEIGVTQVVYLSGIVNNSELSKHLQSRKNVEDILFEGNFKTTVLRAGIIVGSGSSSFEIIRDLCEKLPVMVTPKWVLTKCQPIAIRDVIHYLTGVLLQEEHYNRSYDIGGPNVITYKEMMLLYSKTRGIKLWIFTLPVMSPKLSSYWLYFVTSTSYKLAVNLVDSMKMEVVCQNNDLQKALDIKPITYVDAIKLAFLKMEQNLVISSWKDSLVSSRFKENFSEFIQIPTYGCLKDHKIKPVTNIEKTLNNIWSIGGDNGWYYGNWMWKIRGFLDKLFGGVGLRRGRTHPTHLDNGDALDFWRVLVANKEEKRLLLYAEMRLPGEAWLEFRIDNENKLHQIATFRPKGILGRMYWYSLVPFHFFIFGGMIKNITK; via the coding sequence ATGCGAATTTTATTAACCGGAGCTAACGGCTATGTTGGACGAAGATTGTTACCCGAACTTCTATCTAAAGGTCATGAAGTAATTTGTTGTATCCGAGATAAAAATCGCCTTGGATTAGACAAAAGTACTTTAGAAAAAATTACAATTTGGGAAGTTGATTTTTTACACCCAATAGACTTGAACAATCTTCCTAAAAAAATTGATGTCGCTTACTATTTAATACATTCGATGACTTCTTCTACGTCAGACTTTGATGTTATGGAAGGAAAATCAGCTCGGAATTTCAATTTGTACATGAACGAAATTGGTGTTACACAAGTTGTGTATTTGAGTGGAATTGTGAATAATTCAGAACTTTCAAAACATTTACAATCTAGAAAAAATGTAGAAGATATTCTATTTGAAGGCAACTTTAAGACCACTGTGCTTCGTGCAGGAATTATTGTGGGTTCAGGAAGTTCGTCGTTTGAAATCATTCGCGATTTGTGTGAAAAATTACCTGTTATGGTAACTCCAAAATGGGTTCTAACCAAATGCCAACCCATAGCGATTCGAGATGTAATTCATTACTTAACTGGTGTTTTGCTTCAAGAAGAACATTACAATAGATCTTACGATATTGGCGGACCAAATGTAATTACCTACAAAGAAATGATGCTTTTGTATTCCAAAACAAGAGGAATAAAACTTTGGATTTTTACGTTACCTGTAATGTCGCCAAAGCTTTCTTCTTATTGGTTGTATTTTGTAACTTCTACTTCCTATAAATTAGCAGTAAACTTGGTAGACAGTATGAAAATGGAAGTTGTTTGTCAAAATAATGATCTTCAAAAAGCATTAGACATAAAACCCATTACTTATGTAGATGCTATCAAATTAGCCTTCTTAAAAATGGAACAAAACTTAGTTATTTCGAGCTGGAAAGATAGTTTGGTAAGCAGTCGTTTTAAAGAAAATTTTTCAGAATTTATACAAATCCCCACTTACGGTTGTTTGAAAGACCACAAAATCAAACCGGTGACTAATATTGAAAAAACACTTAATAATATTTGGTCTATTGGTGGTGATAATGGGTGGTATTATGGAAACTGGATGTGGAAAATTAGAGGTTTTCTAGACAAACTTTTTGGCGGTGTAGGTTTAAGAAGAGGAAGAACACATCCAACGCATTTAGACAATGGAGATGCCCTTGATTTTTGGCGTGTTTTAGTAGCCAATAAAGAAGAAAAAAGATTGCTTTTATATGCAGAAATGCGTTTGCCCGGTGAAGCTTGGCTCGAATTTAGAATTGATAACGAGAATAAACTCCATCAAATTGCAACTTTTAGACCAAAGGGTATTTTAGGAAGAATGTATTGGTACAGTTTAGTGCCTTTTCATTTTTTTATTTTTGGCGGTATGATTAAAAATATTACAAAATAA
- the ctlX gene encoding citrulline utilization hydrolase CtlX encodes MNQTTNSILMIRPVAFRMNEQTAVNNYYQKVLDNLTPESVNAKAQEEFDTFVQKLKMIGLNVVVVEDTISPDTPDSIFPNNWISFHENGDVVLYPMFAENRRLERREDILDTLEEKGFMINEIMDYTSAEEDDVFLEGTGSIVLDRANGKAYCALSPRADEELFIEFCEDFEFTPVIFEAFQTVNGQRKHIYHTNVIMCVGETFAVICADCIDDKKERKMVLDSLKGDEKEVVLITEDQVNNFAGNMLEVKGTDDRRYLIMSASAHQSLTKKQIAQLEEHVTIVSSSLDTIEACGGGSARCMMAEIFLPKA; translated from the coding sequence ATGAACCAAACAACCAATTCCATATTGATGATTCGTCCAGTAGCTTTCCGTATGAACGAACAAACGGCTGTAAATAATTATTACCAAAAAGTATTGGATAATTTAACACCAGAATCGGTAAATGCCAAAGCGCAAGAAGAGTTTGATACTTTTGTACAAAAACTTAAAATGATAGGATTAAACGTGGTAGTGGTTGAAGATACGATAAGTCCAGACACACCAGATAGTATTTTTCCTAACAACTGGATTTCATTTCACGAGAATGGCGATGTAGTTTTATATCCTATGTTTGCCGAAAATCGAAGATTAGAAAGAAGAGAAGATATTTTAGATACTTTAGAAGAAAAAGGATTTATGATCAACGAAATCATGGATTATACCTCGGCTGAAGAAGATGATGTTTTTTTAGAAGGAACTGGAAGTATTGTTTTAGACAGAGCCAATGGAAAAGCGTATTGTGCTTTATCACCAAGAGCAGACGAAGAATTATTTATCGAATTTTGTGAAGATTTTGAATTTACACCTGTAATTTTTGAAGCGTTTCAAACCGTAAACGGACAAAGAAAACACATTTATCATACCAATGTAATTATGTGTGTAGGGGAAACCTTTGCTGTAATTTGTGCAGATTGTATAGACGACAAAAAAGAACGCAAAATGGTATTGGATAGTTTAAAAGGCGATGAAAAAGAAGTTGTTTTAATCACAGAAGACCAAGTAAATAATTTTGCTGGAAATATGTTAGAGGTGAAAGGAACTGATGACAGAAGATATTTAATCATGAGCGCATCGGCACATCAAAGTTTGACTAAAAAGCAAATTGCACAATTAGAAGAACATGTAACCATTGTAAGTTCAAGTTTAGATACAATTGAAGCTTGTGGTGGTGGAAGTGCGCGCTGCATGATGGCTGAGATTTTCTTGCCTAAAGCATAA
- a CDS encoding dimethylarginine dimethylaminohydrolase family protein, with product MLQLNVKNETSRLRAVVLGTAISNGPTPTIEEAYDPKSLEHIKAGTYPVEADMVKEMEAFNAVFQKYDVKVFRPEIIENYNQIFARDIGFVIDDIFIKANILPDRERELEAIQYVIDQIDPKKVVRPPEEVHIEGGDVMPWNDYIFIGTYKGSDYKDYITARTNWQGVDYIKALFPNKIVKAFDLVKSKIEPRDNALHLDCCFQPVGTNKGIIYKSGFREEADYMFLVNLFGKENLFHIEREEMYHMNSNVFSIAPDVVVSERNFTRLNNWLRENGFTVEEIPYAEIAKQEGLLRCSTLPLIRD from the coding sequence ATGTTGCAATTAAATGTAAAAAATGAAACATCGCGTTTGAGGGCAGTGGTGTTAGGAACTGCTATAAGCAATGGTCCAACACCTACGATAGAAGAAGCTTATGATCCTAAATCATTAGAGCACATTAAAGCGGGTACCTATCCAGTGGAAGCTGATATGGTAAAAGAAATGGAAGCCTTTAATGCCGTTTTTCAAAAATATGATGTCAAAGTTTTTAGACCAGAAATCATAGAAAACTACAACCAAATATTTGCAAGAGACATCGGATTTGTAATTGATGATATTTTTATCAAAGCTAATATTTTACCAGATAGAGAGCGCGAATTAGAAGCAATTCAGTATGTAATTGATCAAATTGATCCCAAAAAAGTTGTGCGCCCACCTGAAGAAGTGCATATTGAAGGTGGCGATGTAATGCCTTGGAACGATTATATTTTTATAGGAACATATAAAGGTTCAGATTATAAAGATTATATTACTGCAAGAACCAATTGGCAAGGTGTAGATTATATTAAAGCTTTGTTTCCAAATAAAATTGTGAAAGCATTTGACTTAGTTAAATCTAAAATTGAGCCTCGTGATAACGCTTTACATCTAGATTGCTGTTTTCAGCCTGTTGGAACCAACAAAGGAATAATTTATAAAAGTGGTTTCCGTGAAGAAGCAGATTATATGTTTTTAGTGAATTTATTTGGAAAAGAAAATCTATTCCACATCGAAAGAGAAGAAATGTATCACATGAATTCAAATGTTTTTTCGATTGCTCCCGATGTTGTAGTTTCGGAAAGAAATTTCACTAGATTAAATAATTGGCTTCGTGAAAACGGATTTACAGTGGAAGAGATTCCATATGCCGAAATTGCCAAACAAGAAGGTTTGTTGAGATGTTCAACTTTACCATTAATTAGAGATTAA